One region of Eremothecium gossypii ATCC 10895 chromosome II, complete sequence genomic DNA includes:
- the SPS4 gene encoding Sps4p (Syntenic homolog of Saccharomyces cerevisiae YOR313C (SPS4)) produces the protein MSRLFHKKERHDDVVEAAAAVGEVVADGNEGEMVTVDLPAERSGCKTLTHIGTYPLVQQTKDILEHLPPARILAANTKPIVVSVVHSKPVAIVRPVVNIADSVFDKTLSVTEKVVPSLKTKTYQRLGEEIMLPYTLTKTVIVKTTNGTVSIANNFVYEPAHENILKFRRYYNQRLIDTHGKPLIRGSLDFVVGPANRQYERLITRVLPEGKEVPVNGFSNEVDRSVALTFNLVSRLIPAAAKKTSRIIWSPWNYAKHVNDVFNENLDKQEDLYWAHSWDATKNAITELNAETIGHVKQIIPGVRKANRAPAQNPIPVQQEVPKPAEPVEAPSEPPLEQQQPQVVQEAVVA, from the coding sequence ATGTCCAGACTATTTCATAAGAAAGAGCGCCACGATGATGTGGTGGAGGCTGCGGCCGCTGTCGGTGAGGTAGTGGCTGACGGCAACGAGGGTGAAATGGTGACTGTTGATCTACCAGCAGAGCGCAGTGGGTGCAAAACGTTGACACATATTGGGACATATCCTCTAGTGCAACAAACCAAGGATATCTTGGAACACCTTCCACCTGCCCGTATTCTAGCCGCCAACACAAAGCCAATTGTGGTATCTGTCGTCCATTCTAAGCCAGTGGCCATTGTACGGCCTGTGGTCAATATCGCAGACTCCGTATTCGACAAGACATTGAGCGTCACGGAGAAGGTAGTACCTTCTTTGAAGACCAAGACATATCAGAGGTTGGGCGAGGAGATCATGTTGCCATACACACTCACAAAGACGGTAATTGTCAAGACCACGAATGGGACTGTCAGCATCGCCAACAACTTTGTCTACGAGCCAGCACATGAGAATATCCTCAAGTTCCGCAGGTACTACAACCAGAGGTTGATCGACACACACGGAAAACCACTAATCCGGGGCTCATTGGACTTTGTCGTCGGGCCCGCAAACAGACAGTATGAGAGGCTCATCACTCGCGTGCTACCAGAGGGGAAAGAGGTACCAGTTAACGGTTTCAGCAATGAGGTCGACAGAAGCGTCGCTTTGACATTCAACTTGGTATCTCGCCTGattccagcagcagcgaaGAAGACCTCCCGTATCATCTGGAGCCCCTGGAATTATGCCAAACATGTGAATGACGTCTTTAACGAGAACCTAGACAAACAGGAGGACCTATATTGGGCTCACTCTTGGGACGCTACCAAGAACGCCATCACCGAATTGAACGCAGAAACCATTGGGCACGTCAAACAGATTATCCCAGGCGTCCGCAAGGCCAACAGGGCCCCAGCGCAGAATCCTATCCCTGTCCAGCAAGAGGTTCCAAAACCCGCTGAGCCAGTAGAGGCGCCATCTGAACCCCCACTAGAACAACAACAGCCCCAGGTTGTGCAGGAAGCTGTTGTAGCATGA